A region of Culicoides brevitarsis isolate CSIRO-B50_1 chromosome 1, AGI_CSIRO_Cbre_v1, whole genome shotgun sequence DNA encodes the following proteins:
- the LOC134832577 gene encoding eukaryotic translation initiation factor 3 subunit D, whose protein sequence is MTEELAKNGEFAPFNAPELQYNEEGWGPSQEIQEDFIYQPFSKSDRLGKISDWTGTATQDKKFMNKYASAFGAGSQYAYYHDEDESTFHLVDTARIQKPPHQRGRFRGGLRNRGGRNAKMTPSGMTTLGGKTTQKRDQRRGNTRKWGMRGPPPKIRDASVAVRPDWSTIEEMDFPRLAKLSLPNVKEPEDIMCCGVLEYYDKVYDRVNVKNEKPLKGVDRIFHTVTTTDDPIIRKLSKTVGNVYATDAILATIMCCTRSNYSWDIVIEKIGDKLFMDKRDNTEFDLLTVNETSQEPPADDANSLNSPRNLAIEATFINHNFSQQVLKSGEKEPKYKFDNPNPFITEDEEGEVASVAYRYRKWDLGSGIVLVARSEHDAVMQSPTGDTQFITIKALNEWDSKAANGVEWRQKLDTQRGAVLANELRNNACKLAKWTVQALLAGSDQIKFGYVSRAHVKDSSRHVILGTQQFKPNEFATQINLSMDNAWGILRCVCDILMKQKDGKYLIMKDPNKPMIRLYDIPDNTFESDGSEESGDDNEAFQPMYSYSGAANKRS, encoded by the exons ATGACTGAAGAACTCGCTAAAAATGGAGAATTTGCTCCATTTAACGCCCCGGAATTGCAGTACAACGAAGAAGGATGGGGCCCATCGCAAGAAATCCAAGAAGATTTCATCTACCAACCGTTCAGCAAGAGCGATCGTCTTGGCAAGATCAGCGATTGGACTGGAACAGCGACgcaggacaaaaagttcatga acaaATATGCGTCGGCTTTCGGTGCTGGCAGTCAATACGCCTATTATCACGACGAGGACGAGTCAACGTTCCATCTGGTAGATACGGCTCGCATCCAGAAGCCGCCGCATCAACGAGGTCGCTTCCGTGGCGGTTTGCGGAATCGCGGAGGGCGCAATGCGAAAATGACTCCGAGCGGCATGACGACGTTGGGCGGCAAAACGACGCAGAAACGCGATCAAAGACGCGGAAATACGCGTAAATGGGGCATGCGAGGTCCGCCGCCAAAGATTCGTGATGCCTCGGTAGCAGTTCGCCCGGATTGGTCGACGATCGAGGAGATGGATTTTCCGCGTTTGGCAAAGTTGTCGTTGCCGAATGTCAAGGAACCCGAAGATATCATGTGTTGCGGCGTCCTGGAGTACTATGACAAGGTCTATGATCGCGTCAACGTGAAAAATGAGAAGCCGCTGAAGGGTGTCGATCGTATTTTCCATACTGTGACAACGACGGACGACCCAATTATccgaaaattgtcgaaaactGTGGGAAATGTTTACGCCACAGACGCGATTTTGGCGACAATTATGTGCTGCACGCGCTCCAACTACTCCTGGGACATTGTCATCGAGAAAATCGGCGATAAACTCTTCATGGACAAGCGCGATAACACAGAATTCGATTTGTTGACCGTGAATGAGACGTCCCAAGAGCCTCCAGCTGACGATGCAAATTCTTTGAACTCGCCACGTAATTTGGCGATCGAAGCTACCTTCATTAACCACAATTTCAGCCAGCAAGTCCTCAAAAGTGGCGAAAAAGAGCCCAAATACAAATTCGACAACCCCAATCCCTTCATTACCGAAGACGAGGAAGGCGAAGTTGCCTCCGTCGCGTATCGTTATCGCAAATGGGACCTCGGTTCGGGCATTGTTCTCGTTGCACGTAGCGAACATGATGCCGTTATGCAATCCCCGACGGGCGACACGCAATTTATCACGATCAAGGCGTTGAACGAATGGGACTCGAAAGCTGCCAATGGCGTGGAATGGCGTCAAAAGCTCGATACACAACGTGGTGCCGTTTTAGCGAACGAACTCCGTAATAACGCATGCAAATTGGCAAAATGGACAGTTCAAGCGTTACTTGCCGGCTCGGATCAAATTAAATTCGGTTACGTTTCGCGTGCACATGTTAAGGACAGCTCGCGTCACGTCATTTTGGGCACGCAACAATTCAAACCGAACGAATTTGCGACGCAAATTAACTTGAGTATGGATAACGCTTGGGGTATCCTGCGGTGCGTTTGCGATATTTTGATGAAGCAGAAAGACGGCAAATATCTCATCATGAAAGATCCGAACAAGCCGATGATTCGGTTGTACGACATCCCTGACAACACGTTCGAGAGTGATGGGTCCGAGGAATCTGGCGACGATAATGAAGCTTTTCAACCAATGTACTCGTATTCCGGAGCTGCCAACAAACGGAGTTAA
- the LOC134834222 gene encoding programmed cell death protein 2-like produces MAKNNCRVLLGYEDDLITEKQKHFIDFTTNKVGGKPDWPNSEIFVPPCPLCAAGRRLIIQLYVPLENSSFHRTIYLFSCLNPPCSNQSQGWLCIRTQVLEKNYEKESTKVKSSAKQAKVAEKIEWCTGADDWGDAAEDDFSIDTNTNSNEENGNVIETVQKCDNRMSDEDDESNSFGSDPIPGFNNLGIDDRNANNGANAIAGAYAIEKQVPSPNRPTAEIEGAESEVILIDAPPAPQKEIISLLKNATVFNAIPQDQALKSFFIADDEEQQCSKVAAAMSEHVRELMVEYEMRDDSIRTSPDDPNAGAACNNMDEHGEQYERGVPCHGDLMYHHFLTRIQENPGQILRYSREAAPLLIAPLKENVQKCQNCGGDVICELQVLPTLIPKLQFENGEAAPIDFGNVLVYTCLKSCWDTPDRMRLESVIVQQEEMPEMQH; encoded by the exons ATGGCTAAAAACAACTGCAGAGTCCTGTTGGGCTACGAAGACGACTTGATAACGGAAAAGCAAAAGCACTTTATCGATTTCACGACAAACAAAGTAGGAGGCAAACCG GATTGGCctaattctgaaattttcgtACCTCCATGCCCATTGTGCGCTGCAGGACGTCGCTTAATCATCCAATTGTACGTCCCGTTGGAAAATTCATCGTTTCATCGCACAATTTACTTGTTCAGTTGCCTAAATCCGCCGTGCTCGAATCAGAGTCAGGGTTGGTTGTGCATCCGAACGCAAGTTTTGGAGAAGAATTACGAAAAGGAATCGACAAAAGTGAAAAGTTCGGCGAAACAAGCGAAGGTAGCGGAGAAAATTGAATGGTGTACGGGCGCTGATGATTGGGGAGATGCTGCCGAAGACGATTTTTCGATAGATACGAACACAAATTCCAACGAGGAGAACGGCAATGTGATCGAAACGGTGCAAAAATGTGATAATCGGATGTCAGATGAGGACGATGAAAGTAATTCTTTCGGCTCAGACCCCATCCCGGGGTTCAATAATCTCGGAATTGACGATCGCAATGCCAATAATGGAGCAAATGCCATTGCCGGAGCGTATGCCATCGAAAAACAAGTTCCTTCCCCGAATCGCCCGACGGCAGAAATCGAAGGAGCTGAATCTGAGGTAATTTTAATCGATGCTCCGCCCGCTCCTCAAAAGGAAATCATCTCATTACTCAAAAATGCGACAGTTTTCAACGCAATTCCGCAAGATCAGGCTCTCAAAAGTTTCTTCATTGCCGACGACGAGGAGCAACAATGTTCGAAAGTTGCCGCTGCGATGTCCGAACACGTTCGCGAACTGATGGTAGAGTACGAAATGCGCGACGACTCAATTCGAACGAGTCCCGATGACCCGAATGCGGGCGCTGCGTGCAACAATATGGATGAGCATGGCGAGCAATACGAAAGGGGCGTTCCGTGTCACGGCGATTTGATGTATCATCACTTTTTGACGCGAATTCAAGAAAATCCCGGACAAATTTTGCGATATTCGAGGGAGGCGGCGCCTTTGTTGATTGCGCCGTTGAAGGAAAACGTTCAAAAGTGCCAGAATTGCGGCGGCGACGTCATCTGTGAGTTACAAGTGCTTCCAACGCTCATCCCGAAGCTGCAATTTGAGAATGGCGAAGCTGCTCCGATCGATTTTGGGAATGTTTTGGTCTATACGTGCTTGAAAAGTTGTTGGGATACGCCAGATCGCATGCGATTGGAAAGTGTTATTGTGCAGCAAGAGGAGATGCCGGAAAtgcaacattaa